TGGTGTAAAGACATATCATGTAGAGGATGAAGTTCATGTGGAAGACTTCACTAAGCTTGTTACATATTCAGTGGACTTTAGTGAGGTGGATACAGTTGCAAAGTGTTCGTGTGGGCTATTTCAGATGAGGGGCATAGTGTGCAGGCAtattttggttgtgtttaagtcTAATGGTATAAAAGATTTGCCAAATCAGTACATTTTGGACAGATGGAGGAAGGACATCAAGAGGAGGTACACGTTAATTGCTGGCAGCTATGACGCAGGGGCTCAGCGAGCAGATGCTAACAGATATTCTACTCTGTTGAATATCTGTTATAAGATGATTACTTACGCTGCGGGTTCAAAAAAACATACCGAGGATGCAACACAGAAGTTGTATTCAATGATTGAGTTATATAGTGAGAACCAAGAACCTCCATCAAGAACATGCACGGGTTCCAATGTTATTCCTTCGATACCGGAGACAGCTGCATGTGTGGGTTCACAGAAAGTACTCAGTCCGCTAGTAGTAAGAGGAAAAGGCAGACCACcatctctgaggagagcatcgATAATGGAAAAAGAGATGCGGAAAGTTAAAGCGAAGGCAAAGAATGCAACAGTCAAGGGAAAACGGAAACAGGTACTTCACTATCGAAACTGGGGAGTCCAAATATATCACATGTTATTAATTGGTTTTGATATGTTATTAACGCATTCCATATATAACATGCACGGattacttgttttattttagagGGATGGAGGAGATACAGCATTGCCAGATACGCGTCGGAATTTATTTGGCCCATCTGAAAAAGATATGTGTGAAGTTGGATTGTCGCAGGTATATTAACTTTAGAAAGTTTACATTTTTCGGTTGCTAGCTTATTTGCTAGGAAAAGGCAGTTTGggttgtattatatttttgccCATCTTTATGTTATGACCAGCTTGTTGAAGACAACTCAATAATTGAAAAATCTCGAATGGAGCGCCAAGAATCAATGATCGCCAGTCAAGAAATAGTAATATTTCTATTGCTATTTTAGCGAGAAATGTAATATTGACATTACACTAAGAAACTGCTATTACTCCTTGCAGATGTTATTTGGGATGGATGGATCACAACCAATTGATGGATCACAACCCGTAGATGGTCAGTGACTTTTAAGTTTATTATTGGTAATGTGGATCATTTGAGTATTCAAATACATGTTGAAAACTTTGGTAATCTTggtattgttatattttaaatattagtaATAGTCATTGAATTTGCTTGTTGGAATTAGTTGTATAGCTACAGAAGCTATATACGAATGCatttaaaatgatttaatttaaattatatatacagacTACAGCCAAGAATTTTATCACCAATAAatcacataatttaatttt
This genomic interval from Carya illinoinensis cultivar Pawnee chromosome 10, C.illinoinensisPawnee_v1, whole genome shotgun sequence contains the following:
- the LOC122279949 gene encoding protein FAR1-RELATED SEQUENCE 5-like, with the protein product MDGIAPRAIITDQDRAMKNAIALVFPQSRHRFCLWHILKKVPEKLSSYSAYKSGMKAALMKCVYDTQNVQEFESAWEQLITTYNLEENSWLKSLYTDRKHWVPAFLKDSFWAGMSTTQRSESMNAFFDGYVHVKTNLKEFVDQFDNALKKKIENENNADFHSFSVTIPCISRSPIEKKFQELYTNAKFREVQRELQCLIDLAPELLKRDGGVKTYHVEDEVHVEDFTKLVTYSVDFSEVDTVAKCSCGLFQMRGIVCRHILVVFKSNGIKDLPNQYILDRWRKDIKRRYTLIAGSYDAGAQRADANRYSTLLNICYKMITYAAGSKKHTEDATQKLYSMIELYSENQEPPSRTCTGSNVIPSIPETAACVGSQKVLSPLVVRGKGRPPSLRRASIMEKEMRKVKAKAKNATVKGKRKQRDGGDTALPDTRRNLFGPSEKDMCEVGLSQLVEDNSIIEKSRMERQESMIASQEIMLFGMDGSQPIDGSQPVDGTH